Proteins from a genomic interval of Symmachiella macrocystis:
- a CDS encoding Kelch repeat-containing protein, which yields MTLHYPELPEGITSFGATVCDGAAYLYGGHCGRAHEYYQAGQSNQLRRIALDQPAAWEELPPGPRLQGLALASHASQLYRIGGFAARNQQGEPNDLWSVTDCARFDLAAGKWEALPALRTPRSSHDAIVVGDQLYVVGGWTLSGEEESSWQTTALVADLTADSFAWRELPTPPFERRALATAAFDGKLYVIGGMQNRGGPTGAVDVFDPATQTWSSGPALDGAADEGFGAAACAVGGSLYVSTVQGHLQRMDLETNTWSTVQQLPTSRFFHRMLPVGDDRLLIVGGANMDTGRFRQVDLVEIAQA from the coding sequence GTGACTCTTCATTATCCGGAACTCCCGGAAGGCATAACCAGTTTTGGTGCAACCGTCTGCGACGGCGCAGCCTATCTCTACGGCGGGCATTGCGGCCGCGCTCACGAGTATTATCAAGCCGGACAGTCCAACCAATTACGGCGCATCGCGTTGGATCAGCCCGCAGCCTGGGAAGAGTTACCGCCCGGACCGCGGTTGCAAGGTTTGGCGTTGGCGTCGCACGCCAGCCAGCTCTACCGTATCGGCGGATTCGCTGCGCGGAATCAACAAGGCGAGCCGAACGATCTTTGGTCGGTCACGGATTGCGCCCGATTCGACCTCGCGGCCGGCAAGTGGGAAGCGCTGCCCGCCTTGCGCACACCACGGTCGTCGCACGACGCGATTGTTGTGGGAGATCAACTGTACGTCGTCGGCGGTTGGACGCTGTCCGGTGAGGAAGAATCCTCCTGGCAAACAACGGCCCTGGTGGCCGATTTAACCGCGGACTCCTTTGCTTGGCGAGAACTTCCCACGCCCCCTTTCGAGCGCCGCGCGTTGGCGACGGCTGCTTTTGACGGCAAACTCTATGTCATCGGCGGCATGCAAAACCGTGGCGGCCCCACTGGTGCGGTCGATGTGTTTGATCCGGCAACACAAACATGGTCCTCCGGCCCCGCGCTCGATGGTGCGGCTGACGAAGGTTTTGGCGCAGCCGCGTGTGCTGTCGGCGGGTCGCTGTATGTCAGCACCGTCCAAGGACATCTTCAACGCATGGACCTAGAGACCAACACCTGGAGCACCGTTCAGCAACTCCCCACTTCGCGATTTTTCCACCGCATGCTACCGGTCGGCGATGACCGATTGCTAATCGTCGGCGGGGCGAATATGGACACGGGACGGTTTCGGCAGGTCGATCTTGTTGAAATCGCGCAGGCCTAA
- a CDS encoding site-2 protease family protein, with translation MNNSLTPFGWKFSIGTWFSVRVYVSVLFPLAIFYFLWLFGPAMGGMLSGLLFVSVLLHEFGHIFGARITGGFGDEILIWPLGGLAQLSPANNTRGKLIATAAGPAVNLAICLLLAPFVYHSPYLNNAFIPLVAPITRETFAAGNMLDNVVLLGFHMNFALLMLNLLPACPLDGGQMLRTTLMANMGNSRGMDWSVKVGFAVALLVFLVAIINNHVLVMSLAFLFFLTAFLDMQRMKMGEYYEDSFMGYDFSQGYTSLERTEEGTPQRQPGLIARWRNKRATEKRRRLEIEARENELKVDAILAKLHDKGMESLTESEKRQLKRASSRYKDKDQSPG, from the coding sequence ATGAATAACTCACTCACTCCATTCGGTTGGAAATTCAGCATCGGCACGTGGTTTTCGGTCCGCGTGTACGTGAGCGTGTTATTCCCGCTGGCGATTTTCTATTTCTTGTGGCTCTTCGGGCCTGCCATGGGGGGTATGCTTTCGGGCCTGCTGTTCGTGAGCGTGCTGTTGCATGAGTTCGGGCACATTTTTGGGGCGCGAATCACCGGGGGGTTTGGGGACGAGATCTTGATCTGGCCCTTGGGCGGGCTGGCTCAATTGTCCCCAGCCAACAATACCCGCGGCAAATTGATCGCAACGGCAGCAGGACCGGCGGTCAACTTGGCGATTTGTTTACTGTTGGCGCCGTTTGTGTACCACTCACCCTATTTGAATAACGCGTTCATTCCGTTGGTCGCGCCAATCACCCGGGAGACTTTCGCAGCTGGAAACATGCTCGACAATGTTGTGTTGTTGGGCTTTCACATGAATTTTGCTTTGTTGATGCTCAACCTGCTGCCCGCTTGTCCGTTGGATGGGGGGCAAATGTTGCGGACGACGCTCATGGCCAACATGGGCAATTCGCGCGGGATGGATTGGTCGGTTAAGGTCGGCTTTGCGGTCGCGTTGTTGGTATTTCTGGTCGCCATTATCAATAACCACGTGTTGGTGATGAGTCTCGCGTTCTTGTTCTTTCTGACTGCGTTTTTGGACATGCAGCGAATGAAAATGGGCGAGTATTATGAAGACTCGTTTATGGGTTACGATTTCTCGCAAGGCTACACCAGCCTGGAGCGGACCGAAGAGGGAACGCCGCAACGCCAACCGGGATTGATCGCCCGTTGGCGCAACAAACGCGCAACCGAAAAACGGCGACGCCTTGAAATCGAAGCCCGCGAAAACGAACTGAAGGTCGACGCCATTCTCGCCAAGCTGCATGACAAAGGGATGGAGTCGCTCACCGAATCCGAAAAACGGCAATTGAAACGGGCCAGTTCTCGGTACAAGGACAAAGATCAAAGCCCAGGTTAG
- a CDS encoding MarR family winged helix-turn-helix transcriptional regulator, translated as MMTVLQLAEAWRTQLTTDFAQCRLNDARFAVLQAIEEADPTGCSQKELARQLRNSESNISTLLDRMVTDGLVERRRSQSDRRKSLIRLSEKGAARLNQARDVYHRSAGDLLADWPLSQCRNLTDQLRQLHGVLDSADGSPRHNESTMNSQASTSPTLATPLF; from the coding sequence ATGATGACTGTCCTGCAACTCGCCGAAGCCTGGCGTACGCAGTTGACGACAGACTTCGCCCAATGCCGACTCAATGACGCCCGTTTCGCCGTGTTGCAAGCCATCGAAGAGGCAGACCCTACCGGCTGTTCTCAAAAAGAATTGGCCCGACAGTTGCGCAACTCCGAATCGAACATCAGCACCCTCCTCGATCGCATGGTGACTGACGGATTGGTTGAACGCCGCCGCTCACAATCCGATCGCCGCAAAAGCCTGATTCGACTCTCCGAAAAAGGGGCCGCGCGGTTGAACCAAGCTCGGGACGTTTACCATCGCTCGGCCGGAGATTTGCTGGCCGATTGGCCGCTGTCCCAATGCCGGAATTTGACCGATCAACTCAGGCAACTCCACGGCGTTCTCGATTCCGCTGACGGGAGTCCGCGCCACAACGAATCGACAATGAACAGTCAAGCTTCCACCAGCCCAACGCTCGCAACGCCACTGTTTTAG